From the genome of Bradyrhizobium elkanii USDA 76, one region includes:
- a CDS encoding phosphoglycerate kinase codes for MTKSFRTLDDVNVKGKRVLLRVDLNVPMEGGRVTDATRLERVAPTITEISDKGGKVILLAHFGRPKGRDPKESLKPVADALSKVINRPVAFAEDCIGDAAAKAVAALKDGDILCLENTRFHKEEEKNDAGFVTELAKLGDIWVNDAFSAAHRAHASTEGLGHKLPAYAGRTMQAELDALGKALEAPTKPVIAIIGGAKVSTKIDLLENLVNKVDALVIGGGMANTFLHAQGVAVGKSLAEKDLAPTALRIMEKANAANCAIILPVDAVVANQFAANAPSHAYGLDAIPADGMILDVGPQSIARIHAAIDDAATLVWNGPLGAFELTPFDRGTVVSAKHAAERTKARKLISVAGGGDTVAALNQAGVGGDFSYVSTAGGAFLEWMEGKPLPGVEVLKKG; via the coding sequence ATGACAAAATCGTTCCGCACCCTCGACGACGTCAACGTGAAGGGCAAGCGCGTGCTGCTGCGCGTCGACCTCAACGTCCCCATGGAAGGCGGCCGCGTCACCGACGCCACACGGCTCGAGCGCGTTGCCCCCACCATCACCGAAATTTCCGACAAGGGCGGCAAGGTGATCCTGCTCGCCCATTTCGGCCGCCCCAAGGGACGCGACCCCAAGGAATCGCTGAAGCCGGTCGCTGACGCGCTGTCGAAGGTGATCAATCGCCCGGTGGCCTTCGCCGAGGATTGCATCGGCGATGCCGCAGCCAAGGCGGTGGCCGCCCTCAAGGACGGCGACATCCTCTGCCTGGAAAACACACGTTTCCATAAGGAGGAAGAGAAGAACGACGCCGGCTTCGTTACGGAGCTCGCCAAGCTCGGCGACATCTGGGTCAACGACGCCTTCTCCGCCGCGCATCGCGCCCACGCCTCGACCGAAGGCCTCGGCCACAAGCTTCCGGCCTATGCCGGCCGCACCATGCAGGCCGAGCTCGACGCGCTCGGCAAGGCGCTGGAAGCGCCGACCAAGCCGGTGATCGCGATCATCGGCGGCGCCAAGGTCTCGACCAAGATCGACCTCTTGGAAAACCTCGTGAACAAGGTCGACGCGCTGGTGATCGGCGGCGGCATGGCCAACACCTTCCTGCACGCGCAGGGCGTCGCCGTCGGCAAGTCGCTCGCCGAAAAGGATCTCGCCCCGACCGCGCTGCGGATCATGGAGAAGGCCAACGCCGCCAACTGCGCCATCATCCTCCCCGTCGACGCCGTCGTCGCCAACCAGTTTGCCGCCAACGCGCCGTCGCATGCCTACGGCCTTGATGCGATCCCGGCCGACGGCATGATCCTCGACGTCGGTCCGCAATCGATCGCGCGCATCCATGCCGCAATCGACGACGCGGCGACGCTGGTCTGGAACGGCCCGCTCGGCGCCTTCGAGCTGACGCCGTTCGACCGCGGCACCGTGGTGTCGGCCAAGCATGCCGCCGAACGCACCAAGGCCAGGAAGCTGATCTCGGTCGCCGGCGGCGGCGACACCGTCGCGGCGCTGAACCAGGCGGGCGTCGGCGGTGATTTTTCCTACGTCTCGACCGCGGGCGGCGCGTTTCTTGAATGGATGGAAGGCAAGCCGCTGCCGGGCGTCGAAGTTCTGAAAAAAGGTTGA
- the fba gene encoding class II fructose-bisphosphate aldolase (catalyzes the reversible aldol condensation of dihydroxyacetonephosphate and glyceraldehyde 3-phosphate in the Calvin cycle, glycolysis, and/or gluconeogenesis) has product MARITLRQLLDHAAEHDYGVPAFNINNMEQALSIMAAASEVDAPVIIQASRGARSYANDVMLKHMMDAVTEIYPQIPVCVHLDHGNEPATCMTAIQAGFTSVMMDGSLKADGKTPGDWDYNVGVTRTVTGMAHLGGISVEGELGVLGSLETGMGDKEDGHGAEGKLSHDQLLTNPDEAVKFVQETKVDALAIAMGTSHGAYKFTRKPDGDILAMNVIEEIHRKLPNTHLVMHGSSSVPQELQEIINANGGKMKPTWGVPVAEIQRGIKNGVRKINIDTDNRMAMTGQIRKVLKDNPEEFDPRKYLKPAMEAMTKLCKQRLQEFNTAGQASKIKKVLTTAEMAKRYAAGQLDPKVA; this is encoded by the coding sequence ATGGCTCGCATTACGTTGCGGCAACTGCTCGACCACGCGGCCGAGCATGATTACGGCGTACCTGCCTTCAACATCAACAACATGGAACAGGCGCTGTCGATCATGGCGGCCGCCTCCGAAGTCGATGCGCCCGTCATCATCCAGGCCTCGCGCGGCGCGCGGTCCTACGCCAACGACGTCATGCTCAAGCACATGATGGACGCCGTCACCGAGATCTACCCGCAGATCCCGGTCTGCGTGCATCTCGACCACGGCAACGAGCCCGCCACCTGCATGACCGCGATCCAGGCCGGCTTCACCTCGGTCATGATGGACGGCTCGCTGAAGGCCGACGGCAAGACACCCGGCGACTGGGACTACAATGTCGGCGTCACCAGGACCGTGACCGGCATGGCGCATCTCGGAGGCATCTCGGTGGAAGGCGAGCTCGGCGTGCTCGGCTCGCTCGAGACCGGCATGGGCGACAAGGAAGACGGCCATGGCGCCGAGGGCAAGCTGTCGCACGACCAGCTGCTGACCAATCCGGACGAGGCCGTGAAGTTCGTCCAGGAAACCAAGGTCGACGCGCTGGCGATCGCGATGGGCACCTCGCACGGCGCCTACAAGTTCACCCGCAAGCCCGACGGCGACATCCTCGCCATGAACGTGATCGAGGAAATCCATCGCAAGCTGCCGAATACGCATCTGGTCATGCACGGCTCCTCGTCGGTGCCGCAGGAGCTGCAGGAGATCATCAACGCCAATGGCGGCAAGATGAAGCCGACCTGGGGCGTGCCGGTCGCCGAGATCCAGCGCGGCATCAAGAACGGCGTGCGCAAGATCAACATCGACACCGACAACCGGATGGCGATGACCGGCCAGATCCGCAAGGTGCTGAAGGACAATCCGGAAGAGTTCGATCCGCGCAAGTACCTGAAGCCCGCGATGGAGGCGATGACCAAGCTGTGCAAGCAGCGCCTGCAGGAGTTCAACACCGCGGGCCAGGCCAGCAAGATCAAGAAGGTGCTGACCACGGCGGAAATGGCCAAGCGCTACGCCGCGGGCCAACTCGACCCCAAGGTCGCCTGA